The following are from one region of the Paenibacillus sp. JZ16 genome:
- a CDS encoding MmcQ/YjbR family DNA-binding protein, with protein MRSRQEAIDYCLSLDHSYEDQPFRDKNWTVVRHKDTNKVFAWIFEKEDHIWINVKCESGMMEFLRQAYTAVVPAFHLNKDHWNSIILDGTVPEEEIREMIKQSYVLTKASSRD; from the coding sequence ATGAGAAGTAGACAGGAAGCCATCGATTACTGCTTGAGCTTGGACCATTCGTATGAGGATCAACCATTTCGTGATAAAAATTGGACCGTGGTTCGACATAAAGATACAAATAAAGTTTTTGCGTGGATTTTTGAAAAAGAGGATCATATTTGGATCAATGTAAAGTGTGAATCCGGCATGATGGAGTTCTTACGGCAGGCATACACTGCAGTAGTCCCGGCCTTTCATCTTAATAAAGACCATTGGAATTCGATTATTCTTGACGGCACCGTACCTGAAGAAGAAATCCGTGAAATGATCAAACAAAGCTATGTTTTAACTAAGGCGTCTTCTCGAGATTAA
- a CDS encoding dihydrofolate reductase family protein produces MKRKIILDLAVTLDGFIEGKSGEVDWCIMDPEMGFADFLNQIDTIMYGRKSYDLWGRFTPDMDPSDAEQELWSNVHSKEKYVFSRTQTGSDHKATYINDHILEEVNALKNKPGKDIWLYGGASLITTFIQLGLVDEFRLSVHPVILGEGKPLFMDIKQRLNLKMVNTKTFSSGVVQLIYHLDRNAVNDVNLEKTP; encoded by the coding sequence GTGAAACGTAAAATCATTTTAGATTTAGCCGTTACGTTGGATGGTTTTATTGAAGGGAAGAGTGGGGAAGTAGATTGGTGCATTATGGACCCTGAGATGGGGTTTGCGGATTTTTTAAATCAAATCGATACGATAATGTATGGAAGAAAAAGTTATGATTTATGGGGGCGGTTCACGCCGGATATGGATCCGTCGGATGCTGAGCAAGAATTATGGTCAAACGTTCACAGTAAAGAAAAATATGTGTTCTCCAGGACGCAAACAGGGAGCGATCATAAAGCGACATACATCAATGATCATATCCTTGAAGAAGTAAATGCATTAAAGAATAAGCCGGGTAAAGACATCTGGTTATATGGGGGAGCAAGCCTTATTACAACCTTTATTCAGTTAGGGCTGGTTGATGAATTCAGATTATCGGTTCACCCTGTCATCCTGGGAGAAGGAAAACCGTTGTTTATGGATATCAAGCAAAGGTTGAATTTAAAGATGGTGAATACAAAAACGTTCTCCTCCGGGGTCGTGCAGCTCATTTATCATTTGGATAGGAATGCAGTTAACGATGTTAATCTCGAGAAGACGCCTTAG
- a CDS encoding NAD(P)/FAD-dependent oxidoreductase translates to MNDLTCIIIGGGHAGLSALKAIKETTRNMTNGRRIRFVLFDKQPGHVRKILLFRPAVGEEVIMIPWTHYSFSEGVEFVQGTVASVDSGGKQIQYKDAHGDEAWIPYDLLVVAVGSVFRRPDPDRGGISLTDQQTAAVIRERWRANLRQSVHETDVKERKRLMSVAVAGAGISGIETSAELALEMQKEAALLGLDSSEVAVYLLNARERLFPEAPEKVGHKLELTLNKCGVTVLHNRKALREEAGVVTVSNGDRLPVGLCIWTIGLIPNPDLRSMGLPLTPDGQVLVDGSYRVQGATGVYSIGDCTRIVDPRNDIADQMTCKEGGLQGERLGKIVMADLEGRPAPVHKKVPLDFFCIGLGKNRGLVWGRKRGVNLIITGKLAWKFRNIAWKAGSKLL, encoded by the coding sequence ATGAACGACTTGACATGCATCATTATTGGAGGCGGCCATGCAGGGCTTTCAGCGCTTAAAGCGATAAAAGAAACAACCCGGAACATGACGAATGGACGGCGGATTCGGTTTGTTCTGTTTGACAAGCAGCCCGGTCATGTGCGCAAAATACTGTTGTTCCGTCCGGCCGTAGGTGAGGAAGTGATTATGATTCCTTGGACGCATTATAGTTTTTCAGAAGGAGTCGAATTCGTGCAAGGAACGGTTGCGTCCGTGGATAGCGGGGGGAAGCAGATTCAATATAAGGATGCGCATGGAGATGAGGCCTGGATTCCTTATGATCTTTTAGTTGTAGCGGTCGGTAGCGTCTTTCGGCGCCCTGATCCTGATCGGGGAGGCATTTCTTTAACCGATCAGCAAACCGCAGCAGTCATCCGGGAGCGCTGGCGCGCCAATCTACGGCAATCTGTTCACGAGACAGATGTTAAGGAACGTAAGCGACTGATGAGCGTCGCAGTTGCGGGAGCGGGTATCAGTGGCATTGAGACATCGGCTGAGCTGGCGCTAGAGATGCAGAAGGAAGCAGCTTTACTGGGACTTGATTCGTCCGAAGTCGCTGTCTATTTACTGAATGCGCGGGAGCGGTTATTCCCAGAAGCACCCGAGAAAGTGGGACATAAGCTGGAATTGACGCTTAACAAATGCGGAGTGACCGTGCTTCATAATCGTAAGGCGCTAAGAGAGGAAGCAGGCGTGGTGACGGTCAGCAATGGTGATCGTCTGCCGGTTGGCCTGTGTATATGGACGATTGGTCTGATTCCGAATCCGGACCTTCGCAGTATGGGCTTGCCGCTTACTCCGGACGGTCAAGTTCTAGTGGATGGATCCTATCGCGTGCAAGGGGCAACGGGTGTATACAGCATCGGCGACTGTACGAGAATCGTCGATCCGAGAAACGACATCGCAGATCAAATGACGTGCAAAGAAGGCGGCCTACAGGGAGAACGATTGGGGAAAATCGTTATGGCCGATTTGGAGGGACGCCCCGCTCCGGTTCACAAGAAGGTTCCCTTAGATTTTTTCTGCATTGGACTTGGGAAAAACCGCGGGTTGGTGTGGGGACGCAAACGGGGGGTCAACCTGATTATAACCGGAAAACTTGCATGGAAATTCAGGAATATTGCATGGAAAGCAGGCAGTAAACTTCTATAG
- a CDS encoding class I SAM-dependent methyltransferase — MLYKKGGDLLEMPLSPRLYHWFVRPQWITKKYIHDHIQKHFQLENKFILDFGSGTGANCSICHSDRYLGIEPNMDRVRLAKRLYPNHTFEIFDERQIPIENNSIDYIFVVAVLHHISDEQIRSYLVEFERILKPGGKVIVMEPYFCMKRRFNNRFMNWYDDGKYIRSENSYLDLFQNGQYRCEVLKKFTKCMVYNEIYFTAEPTRQLN; from the coding sequence GTGCTATATAAAAAGGGTGGTGACTTGTTAGAAATGCCTCTGTCTCCGCGTTTGTATCACTGGTTTGTCCGTCCCCAATGGATTACCAAAAAATATATCCATGACCATATTCAGAAGCACTTCCAATTGGAGAATAAGTTCATCCTTGATTTTGGTTCGGGTACCGGAGCAAATTGCTCTATTTGTCATTCAGATCGGTATCTTGGCATTGAGCCCAATATGGATCGGGTTCGTCTGGCCAAAAGACTGTACCCCAACCATACATTTGAAATATTTGATGAACGCCAGATCCCTATAGAAAACAACTCCATTGACTATATCTTTGTCGTTGCTGTTCTTCACCATATATCAGATGAGCAGATTCGTTCATATTTGGTCGAGTTTGAACGCATTTTGAAACCAGGTGGCAAGGTTATCGTCATGGAGCCGTATTTTTGTATGAAAAGAAGATTTAACAATCGATTTATGAACTGGTACGATGATGGAAAGTATATCCGCAGCGAAAACAGCTACCTAGATTTATTCCAAAACGGGCAATACCGATGTGAGGTACTTAAGAAGTTTACAAAGTGCATGGTATATAACGAGATTTACTTCACGGCGGAACCAACCAGGCAACTAAATTAG
- a CDS encoding DUF6273 domain-containing protein, translated as MDHFASHPSRSAKAGGFITFGTYPQSSDGADNSPILWRVLQNSGRELFLLSEYILDCRRYHGESVDTKWRDSVDITWHDCDLRKWLNDEFYNTAFNATEKKFIKTSHCSDNGDGSPDTEDKVFLLSVTEIKELSEIHGKELRRAVGTDFAKSKKYDGCSLYVYDKTNQDNYIIRNGEEVGCSWWWLRTQGNKPSRAFFVGPSCSIRSYANVSLSRDGVRPALKLTLK; from the coding sequence ATGGATCATTTTGCTTCCCACCCGTCCCGAAGCGCAAAGGCTGGCGGCTTCATTACCTTCGGCACTTACCCGCAGTCTTCTGACGGTGCAGACAATTCCCCGATCCTGTGGAGGGTGCTGCAAAATTCAGGAAGAGAGCTGTTCCTGTTGAGCGAGTACATTTTGGACTGCAGGCGGTATCACGGCGAAAGCGTGGATACGAAGTGGCGTGATAGCGTGGATATTACGTGGCATGATTGTGATTTGCGCAAGTGGCTGAACGATGAATTCTACAACACCGCATTTAATGCGACAGAAAAAAAATTCATAAAGACGTCGCATTGTTCGGACAACGGAGATGGCAGCCCGGATACGGAGGATAAAGTTTTTTTGCTTAGCGTTACAGAGATCAAGGAGTTATCGGAGATTCACGGAAAGGAGTTACGGCGTGCCGTTGGAACGGATTTTGCCAAATCGAAAAAATACGATGGATGCAGCTTATATGTATACGATAAAACAAACCAGGATAACTACATCATCAGAAACGGCGAAGAAGTCGGCTGTTCCTGGTGGTGGCTGCGAACACAAGGAAACAAGCCTTCGCGTGCGTTTTTTGTCGGTCCAAGCTGCAGTATTCGCAGCTATGCGAATGTCAGTCTCTCCCGTGACGGCGTGCGTCCCGCTTTAAAACTTACTCTGAAATAG
- a CDS encoding S-layer homology domain-containing protein, whose protein sequence is MKRKWIAGLLSGILIGSSLFELALASTPAYAAPSGAMPVFISEVYPDDRSNQQTIEGAGGADLFEYVELYNHSGAPISFNDEFNIRYDYNTGVKTLTVTDTVYGNPDGVVIPADSPAVLWVERTSSSISGAAAALTESDFRQYHSVPGHVPVFKLRGQDGLNNTDRGLYITRKGDDAAVISGFYYTAEDVGDGKSVHLQPPAGGTGMIPYAREAAPSAGIIDPGQLSPPDNRVPDISHTPVTSADRTQPLTVSSSVYDADGDALKVKLYYKTAVSSPYSMIDMVGRGSDQFDAVIPADQLIGEKLQYYIEAADGIQQARSADYETALTGGAAGGTVPRILITELLPNPAGDYRWGSGNQYEYVEIYNNSNQVLDLKDYTLWYLYPSQTAPKSWMIPDHTAIEPYSSAVIWFAKEAVANGKGYTTTADFNLHFNSTLNDNDIIFYDNSKASDFNLPNSLHRGLALSAPGQAHSYIVQAWYDPSTPDSPDRLVNDVRNAVVRYAYPDAGTTMRRLDNRMYANPGSIDPGQVPPVTGVDMIAPTLEHEQTAYNLGKGQAYAVTVTSDEPLASAEVLIGAASEEPTAFTDKHALTLASQDNGRYVYQGSITLNEIGAYRYIIDAVDGNGNRTRVPYNSRGGLLTVNEESTGTELPDPGLSLAKGSMLSGKASFYAYGSRAEDDIEVRFDGNPLPLRKALTGKVKLGMQTRGIDQIYQASASALNASGETEFFGRILPKYIDGAWSMFDMAPDLFVTGTTVSVHTGNENAPYQLKDHDKVFGKNNHDDFEVMNLHLVLPDGSVVKPDKVLNYLGNLGQSTVNYREDTYYGFGDADYGSNPNKPMISDFHFPIPQDKFTARYAELDTASVKDGVYPLSMSMNGQAFQSIDVTVDNTAPEIEGISYGEGQLLTDAMQLKGAFTLDVVASDHLSGVTDITAELDGEPISLPYETSSALLAPGEHILKVTVLDGAGNSADISRNFIIEDEIPLLPGEVSPADFAENTGLNPSLRARLSDPSGDSMDVRFLEGDKYDFAREDGIKGHINVADREPPLVLAPDGEKGIGKEEADKVAYPDGEYLVTDTESGFPYHRFEVQLDEAWSEQDTVELHWQGRTLPGRIVTLYAWDYETGKWTALKSATGDEAESDITLTAEVDPKRYVRNDKIQAMVQDEVKSANAPFNILWFTDTQYYAESYPDIFDKLGDWIAEEYKKGLFSYVIHTGDIVNVADDEKQWVVADRNLKKLDEAGVPYGVLAGNHDVIIDGVDYSYYGKYVGADRYKNNPWYGGEMDNNRNHYDLVSFGGHDFIFLYIGFGLEDTPETIAWANEALKKHADRIAIVGMHAYLESNGTLSNMAQSVYDQVIAPNKNVQLVLSGHYHAANRVVKTVTHPDGSTRQVIEMLADYQGGPNGGNGYLRLLKFDPTSGTLDVDTYSPYLDDYNFFDDAIEDFTEPFAFRDIQKRVATDYFAVNVYKDTLIGEQKDVKSGEIASTVWNGREAGETYYWYMDITDEFGAKQLSPIYRFTTSKKTSPPGGGNDGGGNNGGGGNNGNNGNNGNNGNNGNNGNNGNNGGNSNHPGQSKPGGTLPTTGPSRPGTITAEVAINGQKAQVAIGEAELSRAFDSVAANSRGIKTVTIQLDESARSFNGEIVIQVPSASLNRNHTRERIEIVTPQATVKLPSDMLNRLSEAGQLTSLVIRPGNRSGLSADRLAGIGNRPVVELLLQIDGKTVEWPGSGTPVTVSLHYEAKADERADQLVAWEVDAMGSVSAVLNGYYNANTRTLTFETDKLGTYAVAYKQVYYRDVEPGSWYADAVHFLSARDIVKGTGGGQYLPQKEISRADFLVMAMNAFGIKPENTDDDSNFADAGSRYYTPYLSAAKKLGLVHGTGDNRFRPEDSITRQDMVVMLHAIMESAGSELPGGDDNIERYTDAKDVSGYAKEAMDFMLDAELIQGTGGGKLSPKSVTDRAMAAELIYNYLVKSREAS, encoded by the coding sequence ATGAAGCGAAAATGGATCGCCGGCTTATTATCCGGCATACTGATCGGCAGCAGCTTATTTGAGCTTGCACTTGCAAGTACCCCGGCCTATGCTGCGCCATCGGGAGCGATGCCCGTATTTATCTCGGAAGTTTATCCCGATGACCGGTCGAATCAGCAAACAATCGAGGGCGCGGGCGGGGCCGATCTGTTCGAATATGTTGAGCTTTATAATCATTCGGGAGCACCGATCTCGTTTAATGACGAGTTCAACATTCGTTACGACTATAATACGGGCGTGAAGACGTTGACGGTGACGGACACGGTCTACGGCAATCCGGATGGGGTGGTCATCCCGGCAGACAGCCCGGCTGTGCTCTGGGTGGAACGGACAAGCTCGTCCATATCCGGGGCGGCCGCCGCATTGACCGAATCCGATTTTCGTCAGTATCACTCGGTTCCCGGCCATGTGCCGGTATTCAAGCTTCGGGGACAGGACGGCCTCAACAACACGGACCGCGGCTTATACATAACCCGAAAAGGCGATGACGCCGCCGTGATCAGCGGCTTCTATTATACCGCCGAGGATGTCGGCGACGGCAAGAGCGTGCATCTTCAGCCGCCTGCCGGCGGTACAGGAATGATTCCTTACGCCCGGGAAGCTGCGCCTTCCGCCGGAATCATCGATCCGGGGCAGCTATCGCCGCCTGACAATCGTGTACCTGATATCAGTCACACGCCGGTTACTTCGGCCGATCGGACGCAGCCGCTGACCGTAAGCTCAAGTGTCTATGACGCAGACGGCGATGCGCTAAAAGTAAAGCTGTATTACAAAACGGCCGTCAGCAGCCCCTACAGCATGATCGACATGGTCGGTCGCGGCAGTGATCAATTTGATGCGGTCATTCCGGCCGATCAGTTGATCGGGGAGAAGCTGCAGTATTATATCGAGGCAGCGGATGGAATTCAGCAGGCGAGATCCGCCGATTATGAAACGGCTTTAACCGGAGGAGCTGCCGGCGGGACCGTTCCGCGCATCCTGATTACTGAACTTCTGCCGAATCCGGCCGGGGATTACCGGTGGGGAAGCGGCAACCAGTACGAATACGTTGAAATCTACAATAATTCGAATCAGGTATTGGACCTTAAGGATTATACGCTCTGGTATCTGTACCCGAGTCAGACGGCACCTAAGAGTTGGATGATCCCGGATCATACCGCAATCGAGCCTTACAGCTCGGCCGTCATCTGGTTCGCGAAGGAAGCCGTGGCCAACGGCAAAGGATACACAACGACGGCCGACTTCAACCTGCACTTTAACAGCACACTGAACGATAACGACATTATTTTCTACGATAATTCGAAAGCTTCGGATTTCAATCTTCCGAATTCCCTGCATCGCGGGCTTGCTCTGTCCGCGCCGGGACAAGCCCATTCGTACATCGTACAGGCCTGGTATGATCCCAGCACGCCGGACAGCCCGGACAGGCTGGTCAACGACGTACGTAATGCAGTCGTTCGATATGCCTATCCGGATGCAGGGACGACCATGAGAAGATTGGATAACCGGATGTACGCCAATCCTGGCAGCATTGATCCGGGGCAGGTGCCGCCGGTAACAGGCGTCGACATGATAGCCCCGACGCTCGAGCATGAGCAGACCGCCTATAATTTGGGCAAGGGTCAGGCATATGCAGTTACCGTCACTAGCGACGAGCCACTTGCTTCCGCCGAGGTGTTGATTGGAGCAGCCTCCGAGGAGCCGACGGCTTTTACGGATAAACATGCGCTGACGCTTGCGTCCCAGGATAATGGACGTTATGTCTACCAAGGCTCGATCACGCTGAATGAAATCGGAGCCTATCGTTATATCATCGATGCAGTCGACGGAAACGGCAACCGCACGCGGGTCCCATATAACTCCAGAGGCGGGCTTCTGACAGTTAACGAAGAAAGCACGGGGACGGAGCTGCCGGATCCGGGGTTATCCTTAGCCAAAGGCAGCATGCTGAGCGGGAAGGCATCCTTCTACGCTTACGGCTCCCGCGCCGAGGACGATATCGAAGTTCGCTTCGACGGCAATCCGCTGCCGCTTCGCAAGGCGCTGACGGGCAAGGTAAAGCTGGGCATGCAGACCCGGGGGATCGATCAGATCTATCAAGCGTCGGCAAGCGCACTCAATGCAAGCGGAGAGACGGAATTTTTCGGGCGCATACTGCCCAAATATATCGACGGCGCATGGTCGATGTTCGATATGGCTCCCGACCTCTTCGTGACCGGAACGACTGTTTCCGTCCATACCGGGAATGAGAATGCGCCGTATCAACTCAAAGATCACGACAAGGTATTCGGCAAGAACAATCATGACGATTTCGAAGTGATGAATCTCCATCTCGTGCTCCCGGACGGTTCGGTAGTCAAACCGGATAAGGTGCTGAACTACCTGGGCAATCTCGGACAGTCGACCGTGAATTATCGGGAGGATACGTATTACGGTTTCGGAGATGCGGATTACGGCAGCAACCCGAACAAGCCGATGATCAGCGATTTCCATTTTCCGATTCCGCAGGACAAGTTCACGGCAAGATATGCAGAGCTCGACACCGCTTCCGTAAAGGATGGGGTGTATCCTCTAAGCATGTCAATGAACGGACAAGCCTTCCAGTCCATCGACGTGACTGTGGACAATACCGCTCCCGAGATTGAAGGAATATCGTATGGGGAAGGGCAGTTGTTGACCGACGCCATGCAGCTCAAAGGGGCGTTCACGCTGGATGTGGTCGCATCGGACCATCTAAGCGGCGTGACCGACATTACGGCGGAGCTTGATGGCGAGCCAATCTCACTTCCTTACGAAACGTCTTCCGCGCTGCTTGCACCGGGCGAGCATATTCTAAAAGTGACCGTACTCGACGGAGCAGGCAATTCGGCGGACATCTCCCGTAACTTCATAATTGAAGACGAGATACCTCTTCTTCCTGGCGAAGTTTCCCCAGCCGATTTCGCGGAGAACACAGGGTTGAATCCGAGCCTGAGAGCGCGACTCAGCGATCCGAGCGGGGACTCGATGGACGTTCGCTTCTTGGAAGGGGATAAATACGATTTTGCCCGTGAAGACGGGATCAAAGGCCATATCAACGTTGCAGACCGGGAGCCGCCGCTTGTACTGGCGCCGGACGGCGAAAAGGGAATCGGCAAGGAGGAGGCCGACAAAGTTGCTTACCCTGACGGGGAGTATCTTGTTACGGATACGGAATCCGGCTTCCCATATCATCGATTCGAAGTCCAACTGGACGAAGCATGGTCGGAACAGGATACGGTAGAGCTGCACTGGCAAGGACGTACGCTTCCTGGACGCATCGTGACGCTGTATGCATGGGATTATGAGACGGGCAAGTGGACCGCGCTAAAGTCGGCCACCGGTGATGAAGCCGAATCCGACATTACCCTGACAGCAGAAGTGGATCCTAAGCGTTACGTGCGAAACGACAAAATCCAGGCCATGGTTCAGGATGAAGTGAAGAGCGCGAATGCGCCGTTCAACATTTTGTGGTTTACGGACACGCAGTATTACGCGGAATCGTACCCGGACATATTCGATAAACTGGGCGATTGGATCGCAGAAGAATATAAGAAGGGCTTGTTCAGTTATGTGATCCATACCGGCGACATTGTGAACGTGGCTGACGACGAGAAGCAGTGGGTGGTAGCCGACCGCAACTTGAAGAAGCTGGATGAAGCGGGCGTACCGTATGGTGTACTCGCGGGCAATCACGACGTCATCATTGATGGTGTGGATTACTCCTACTACGGTAAGTATGTCGGGGCCGACCGGTATAAGAACAATCCTTGGTATGGCGGGGAAATGGATAACAACCGCAACCATTACGACCTCGTGTCGTTTGGAGGCCATGACTTTATTTTCCTGTATATCGGCTTTGGACTAGAGGACACGCCAGAGACGATCGCTTGGGCCAACGAGGCGCTGAAGAAGCATGCGGACCGCATTGCGATCGTCGGCATGCATGCATATCTGGAGAGCAACGGCACCTTGTCCAATATGGCGCAGAGCGTTTATGACCAGGTCATCGCGCCGAACAAAAACGTACAGCTGGTGCTAAGCGGACATTATCATGCTGCGAACCGGGTCGTGAAGACGGTGACGCATCCGGACGGATCGACAAGGCAGGTCATCGAAATGCTGGCGGACTATCAGGGAGGACCGAACGGAGGCAACGGGTATCTGCGCCTGCTGAAATTCGATCCAACCTCCGGTACGCTGGACGTGGATACGTATTCACCTTACTTAGACGATTATAATTTCTTTGATGATGCCATCGAGGATTTTACCGAGCCGTTTGCGTTCAGGGACATTCAAAAACGGGTGGCAACCGATTATTTTGCGGTTAACGTGTACAAAGATACACTGATTGGCGAGCAAAAGGACGTGAAGTCCGGGGAAATCGCCTCTACCGTATGGAATGGACGCGAAGCCGGTGAGACGTATTACTGGTATATGGATATTACCGATGAATTCGGCGCCAAGCAGCTTAGCCCAATCTATCGCTTTACGACCTCGAAGAAAACGTCTCCTCCGGGCGGCGGGAATGACGGAGGCGGAAACAATGGGGGCGGCGGCAACAACGGAAATAACGGAAATAACGGAAATAACGGCAACAATGGCAACAACGGAAACAACGGCAATAACGGAGGCAACAGTAATCATCCGGGTCAAAGCAAGCCAGGAGGAACGCTGCCGACCACCGGACCTTCCAGACCGGGAACGATTACGGCGGAGGTCGCCATAAACGGTCAGAAGGCTCAGGTAGCGATCGGCGAAGCAGAGCTCAGCCGTGCCTTCGACAGCGTCGCAGCGAACTCGCGCGGAATCAAGACCGTGACGATACAACTGGACGAAAGTGCCCGGTCTTTCAACGGTGAAATCGTCATCCAGGTCCCGTCAGCTTCATTGAACCGCAATCACACGCGGGAACGGATCGAGATCGTTACACCGCAGGCAACCGTGAAGCTGCCTTCCGATATGCTGAACCGTCTGTCGGAAGCAGGGCAGTTGACGAGCCTCGTAATTCGGCCGGGTAATCGAAGCGGGCTTTCCGCGGACCGACTTGCCGGGATTGGGAACAGACCGGTCGTCGAGTTGCTGCTGCAAATCGATGGCAAGACGGTGGAATGGCCGGGAAGCGGCACCCCTGTAACGGTATCGCTCCATTATGAAGCCAAGGCTGACGAACGAGCGGATCAGTTAGTCGCGTGGGAAGTCGATGCGATGGGCTCCGTATCTGCTGTGCTGAACGGATATTACAATGCCAATACTCGTACCTTGACTTTCGAGACGGACAAGCTTGGCACGTATGCAGTCGCATATAAGCAAGTATACTATCGGGATGTAGAACCGGGCAGCTGGTATGCAGACGCCGTACATTTCCTCTCTGCCCGAGACATAGTTAAGGGGACAGGGGGAGGTCAGTATCTCCCGCAGAAGGAGATCAGCCGGGCCGATTTTCTGGTCATGGCCATGAACGCCTTCGGCATCAAACCGGAGAATACGGATGATGACAGTAATTTTGCCGACGCGGGCAGCCGGTACTATACGCCGTATTTATCCGCAGCGAAGAAGCTGGGACTGGTCCATGGAACGGGAGATAACCGGTTCAGACCGGAGGACTCGATCACGCGTCAGGATATGGTCGTCATGCTCCATGCGATCATGGAATCGGCCGGTAGCGAGTTGCCGGGTGGAGATGATAACATCGAACGCTATACCGATGCGAAAGACGTATCCGGTTATGCGAAGGAAGCGATGGACTTCATGCTGGATGCCGAATTGATTCAAGGCACAGGTGGAGGCAAGCTGTCACCGAAGTCCGTTACCGATCGGGCAATGGCAGCAGAGCTGATCTACAACTACCTGGTCAAAAGCCGGGAAGCTTCTTAA
- a CDS encoding SDR family oxidoreductase, translated as MKRLQGKIAIVTGVSRPGGIGAAICRTLAREGADLFYTHLYDYDKTIYPNDADKSWPNLFADELRQLGVQAAHMNLDLADSGSAVKLLQEVRTTIGLPTILVNNATYSVDADFRQLNEALIDAHCAVNIRGTFMLCAEFARMLESEQRAHNDGLPGGRIINLTSGQGKGPMPGNLIYAATKGAISVYTESLAAELAPLHITVNAIDPGPTDSGWMSEEVKTALLPRFPMGRIGLPEDAARLIAFLASEDSQWITGQIIHSRGGF; from the coding sequence TTGAAGAGACTGCAAGGGAAAATTGCCATCGTAACTGGCGTAAGCCGTCCGGGGGGAATCGGAGCCGCGATATGCCGGACATTGGCTCGCGAAGGTGCCGATTTATTCTACACTCATCTATATGACTATGATAAAACAATATATCCAAATGACGCAGACAAGAGTTGGCCAAATTTATTTGCCGACGAACTTCGCCAGTTGGGCGTTCAAGCCGCACATATGAATTTGGACTTAGCCGATTCCGGTTCGGCTGTCAAACTGCTGCAAGAAGTCCGAACTACGATCGGTCTTCCGACAATCCTTGTCAATAATGCTACGTATAGCGTCGATGCCGATTTTCGTCAATTAAATGAAGCTCTTATCGATGCCCATTGTGCTGTAAACATTAGAGGGACTTTCATGCTATGTGCCGAATTCGCTCGTATGCTTGAGTCAGAGCAACGTGCACATAACGACGGGTTACCCGGCGGAAGAATCATTAATCTTACCTCTGGACAAGGAAAAGGCCCAATGCCCGGTAATCTCATCTATGCTGCAACGAAAGGAGCCATCTCCGTTTATACCGAATCATTGGCTGCAGAGCTGGCTCCGCTTCATATCACTGTGAACGCTATCGATCCCGGTCCTACCGATTCGGGCTGGATGTCCGAAGAGGTGAAAACAGCCCTGCTTCCGAGATTTCCGATGGGGAGGATTGGTCTTCCCGAAGATGCGGCCCGTCTGATCGCTTTTCTAGCAAGTGAAGATTCACAATGGATTACCGGACAAATTATTCATTCCAGAGGCGGTTTCTAA
- a CDS encoding SRPBCC family protein: protein MNERFVKHATFVVERSYSASPARVYQAWADPAAKAKWFSKPDIFEFHVGGREYSSGGPPEGPVFTFDACYQEIVPEERIVYSYTLDSDDKRISVSITTVELIPTEDGTKLVFTEQGAFLDGYDTPEVREHGTNEMLNALGKTLE, encoded by the coding sequence ATGAACGAACGATTTGTTAAACATGCCACTTTCGTCGTCGAACGGTCTTATTCAGCTTCGCCTGCGAGGGTCTATCAAGCTTGGGCCGATCCGGCTGCCAAAGCAAAGTGGTTCTCAAAACCCGATATTTTCGAGTTTCATGTGGGGGGACGCGAATATAGCAGCGGTGGCCCGCCAGAGGGGCCCGTCTTTACGTTTGACGCGTGCTACCAAGAGATTGTGCCGGAAGAGCGCATCGTCTACAGCTATACCCTGGATTCGGATGACAAACGTATCTCCGTTTCAATCACAACGGTCGAGCTCATCCCGACCGAGGATGGCACAAAGCTGGTCTTCACGGAGCAGGGGGCATTCTTAGACGGGTATGATACGCCTGAAGTGCGTGAGCATGGGACAAATGAGATGCTTAATGCACTTGGAAAGACACTCGAATAG